The Pseudomonas fluorescens nucleotide sequence TGGGGCCGGGCACCGAAGTGATCGCCGCCGAAGGCAAGATCGTCACCGCCGGCGGCATCGATTCGCACATCCACTTCATCTGCCCGCAGCAGGTGGAAGAAGCGCTGACTTCGGGCATCACCACCTTCATTGGCGGCGGCACGGGGCCTGCTACCGGCACTAACGCCACTACCTGCACCTCCGGGCCCTGGTACCTGGCGCGCATGCTCCAGGCCGCCGACCAGTTGCCGATCAATATCGGCCTGCTGGGCAAGGGCAATGCCTCGCGGCCCGAAGCCCTGCGCGAGCAGATCGAAGCCGGCGCGGTGGGCCTGAAGCTGCATGAAGACTGGGGTTCGACCCCGGCGGCCATCGACTGCTGCCTGAGCGTGGCCGAAGAACATGATGTGCAGGTGGCGATCCATACCGACACCCTCAATGAGTCCGGCTGCATCGAGGACACCCTGGCGGCCATCGGCGATCGCACTATCCATACCTTTCACACCGAAGGCGCCGGCGGTGGCCATGCGCCGGACATCATCCGCGCGGCGGCCTTTGCCAACGTGCTGCCGTCCTCGACCAACCCGACCTTACCCTACACCCAGAACACCGTCGACGAGCACCTGGACATGCTCATGGTCTGCCATCACCTGGACCCGAGCATTGCCGAGGACGTGGCGTTTGCCGAGTCGCGTATCCGCCGCGAAACCATCGCCGCCGAAGACATCCTCCACGACCTGGGCGCGTTCTCCATGACCTCGTCCGACTCCCAGGCCATGGGCCGGGTCGGCGAGGTGGTGCTGCGCACCTGGCAGGTGGCCCACCAGATGAAACTGCGCCGGGGCCCGTTGGCGCCGGATACCGCGCGCAACGACAACTTCCGGGTCAAGCGCTACATCGCCAAATACACCATCAACCCGGCGCTGACCCATGGCATCGCCCATGAAGTGGGTTCGGTGGAGGCCGGCAAGCTGGCTGACCTGGTGCTCTGGGCCCCGGCGTTCTTCGGGGTCAAGCCGGCGCTGGTGATCAAGGGCGGGATGATCGCCATGGCGCCGATGGGCGATATCAACGGCTCGATTCCGACCCCGCAACCGGTGCACTACCGGCCGATGTTCGGCGCCCTCGGTGCCGCGCGCACTGCCACGCGCATGACTTTTCTGTCCCGGGCGGCGATCGACCGTGGCGTGCACCTCCAACTGGGGCTGCACAGCCTGATCGGCGAGGCCCGGGGCTGTCGTACGGTGCGCAAGGGCGACATGGTCCATAACGGCCTGTTGCCGATGATCGAGGTCGATTCGCAAACCTACGAGGTGCGTGCCGACGGCGAGCTGCTGGTGTGCGAACCGGCCACGGTGCTGCCGATGGCCCAGCGATATTTTCTGTTTTAAGGAGCGAGCATGATCCTGTTGACCCGTCGCCTGAGCGACGCCGCCACGGTAAGCGGCACCGTCACCCTCACCGTCGACACGCGGATCAAGAGCCGCGTGCGCGTCACCCTCGACGATGGCCGCGAGGCCGGCCTGATGCTTGAACGCGGCCAGCTGCTGCGCGGTGGCGAACTGCTTGGCGAGGAGCAGGGCGG carries:
- the ureC gene encoding urease subunit alpha; this encodes MSRISRRAYADMFGPTVGDRVRLADTELWVEVEKDFTVYGEEVKFGGGKVIRDGMGQGQMLAAQALDLVLTNALIIDHWGIVKADIGIKDGRIVGVGKAGNPDVQPGVTLPVGPGTEVIAAEGKIVTAGGIDSHIHFICPQQVEEALTSGITTFIGGGTGPATGTNATTCTSGPWYLARMLQAADQLPINIGLLGKGNASRPEALREQIEAGAVGLKLHEDWGSTPAAIDCCLSVAEEHDVQVAIHTDTLNESGCIEDTLAAIGDRTIHTFHTEGAGGGHAPDIIRAAAFANVLPSSTNPTLPYTQNTVDEHLDMLMVCHHLDPSIAEDVAFAESRIRRETIAAEDILHDLGAFSMTSSDSQAMGRVGEVVLRTWQVAHQMKLRRGPLAPDTARNDNFRVKRYIAKYTINPALTHGIAHEVGSVEAGKLADLVLWAPAFFGVKPALVIKGGMIAMAPMGDINGSIPTPQPVHYRPMFGALGAARTATRMTFLSRAAIDRGVHLQLGLHSLIGEARGCRTVRKGDMVHNGLLPMIEVDSQTYEVRADGELLVCEPATVLPMAQRYFLF